From one Paenibacillus sp. FSL K6-1330 genomic stretch:
- a CDS encoding cysteine protease StiP family protein — protein sequence MTVINRIIPAPAPLGSYKNEDVVFLLKDLSDIPLEKGNEDREVAIQSGTHYSEMLPVEYQPTDEYIQLFHSTLAASAQKVAAAAAVTAELIVRKRGFNTIIASLARAGTPVGILIKRYIKMVYNHDLPHYSISIIRGRGIDENALLFMLQNHSGLDIQFVDGWTGKGAIRNVLIEACNLFEDKYGITLSDDLAVLADPGCCSTTFGTREDFLIPSACLNSTVSGLMSRTVLHKDLIGPNEFHGAKYYKEWLPNDVSNLFVDHISNQFKNVIAQAKAEADTLIRNPSHNIATWQGMKDIRRIQEEFGIENVDLVKPGIGETTRVLLRRVPWKILVNRLDNPNLKHILLLAKERNVPVEMYPELTYSCCGIIKPLKGGEPV from the coding sequence ATGACTGTTATAAACAGGATAATTCCAGCTCCTGCTCCTCTTGGCAGTTATAAGAATGAAGATGTTGTATTTCTATTAAAGGATTTAAGCGATATCCCCCTTGAAAAAGGGAATGAGGACCGTGAGGTGGCGATTCAATCGGGCACTCATTATTCGGAGATGTTACCTGTAGAATATCAGCCGACTGATGAATATATACAGCTGTTTCACTCTACATTAGCTGCGTCAGCCCAAAAAGTAGCTGCAGCAGCAGCTGTCACAGCCGAGCTGATCGTCCGAAAAAGAGGGTTCAATACAATTATCGCTTCATTAGCAAGAGCAGGAACACCAGTTGGAATCCTCATTAAACGATATATTAAGATGGTATATAACCATGATCTTCCGCACTACAGCATATCTATCATTCGAGGTCGAGGAATTGATGAGAATGCGTTGTTGTTCATGCTTCAGAACCATTCCGGTTTAGATATTCAATTTGTAGACGGGTGGACCGGAAAAGGAGCAATCCGAAACGTACTGATTGAAGCTTGCAACTTATTTGAAGACAAGTATGGAATCACACTTAGTGATGATCTGGCTGTCTTGGCAGATCCGGGCTGCTGTTCGACTACCTTTGGCACGCGTGAAGATTTCCTTATTCCCAGCGCGTGTCTGAATTCTACCGTATCCGGATTAATGAGCAGAACGGTGCTTCACAAAGATCTTATAGGTCCGAATGAATTTCATGGAGCAAAATATTATAAAGAATGGTTGCCAAACGACGTATCTAATTTGTTTGTAGACCATATCTCCAATCAATTTAAGAACGTCATCGCACAGGCAAAAGCAGAAGCAGATACCCTGATTAGAAACCCTTCTCATAATATAGCCACCTGGCAAGGTATGAAGGATATCCGAAGAATACAGGAGGAGTTTGGTATTGAGAATGTTGATCTGGTGAAGCCGGGGATTGGTGAAACAACCAGAGTTCTTTTGCGTCGAGTTCCCTGGAAGATTCTTGTGAACCGTTTAGACAATCCTAACCTTAAACATATTCTACTTTTAGCCAAAGAACGCAATGTTCCTGTTGAGATGTATCCTGAACTTACTTATTCTTGCTGCGGAATTATTAAGCCGTTAAAAGGCGGTGAACCAGTATGA
- a CDS encoding phosphoribosyltransferase family protein has protein sequence MKTKTIQHYSSKLEVSNRYTYKVLGDLEVHIEVLDNPFGLPLESLFRMAARINKKRSFLFVSKLLGKHIPVIPEVSLLGGAALALLYQMHANGKLTLDIHDIMRALVDLNSAGETYKYMKSNLLELSEPTLFIGFAETATALGHSMYDVFNGPTKYIHTTRDEIVGTKPLLTFEEEHSHATAHRCYSSDPEFFHGDTPVVLVDDEITTGRTALNIIRDLQQKHPRTRYVVASLLDWRSNEDINRFAAMERELGISIHCLSLLKGRIKVEGAAPEVHGVDSLSLIPTHKVQVQHHYIGHAFSDIPMSSINSLREQNDKPYLELTGRFGLRSSDNKVLDHMISSAASLLKNHRVGKRTLCMGTGEFMYIPMRIASEMGQGILYQSSTRSPIHPSREATYGIQNAYSFHSPEDRNVDYYFYNIADGQYDEIFVFVERSDESSLDTYLNAIRLTEIPVIHVVHFNVNNQDAAHNVLLEVET, from the coding sequence ATGAAAACCAAAACTATACAACACTACTCATCGAAACTAGAGGTATCGAACAGGTACACGTATAAAGTCCTCGGCGACCTGGAGGTTCATATTGAAGTCTTGGATAATCCCTTCGGATTACCGCTCGAGTCATTATTTCGGATGGCTGCCAGAATCAACAAAAAAAGAAGCTTTTTGTTTGTAAGCAAATTGTTGGGAAAGCATATTCCTGTCATTCCGGAGGTCTCTTTGCTTGGCGGAGCTGCATTGGCACTGCTTTATCAGATGCATGCTAATGGAAAGTTAACGCTCGATATTCATGACATTATGCGTGCCCTTGTAGATCTTAACTCTGCAGGTGAAACATATAAGTATATGAAGTCCAACCTGCTTGAACTATCGGAGCCAACGTTATTTATAGGCTTTGCTGAAACTGCAACAGCCTTAGGGCATAGTATGTATGATGTTTTTAATGGACCAACGAAGTACATTCACACTACAAGGGATGAAATTGTCGGAACCAAGCCGCTTCTTACTTTTGAGGAAGAGCATTCACATGCTACTGCACATCGGTGTTATTCGTCTGATCCGGAGTTTTTTCATGGAGATACACCGGTAGTATTAGTTGATGATGAGATTACAACAGGGAGAACAGCGTTAAACATCATAAGGGACCTACAGCAAAAACATCCAAGAACTCGTTATGTTGTTGCCAGTCTATTGGATTGGCGTTCTAATGAAGATATTAATCGCTTTGCTGCGATGGAAAGGGAGCTGGGTATCTCCATACACTGTTTGTCTCTTCTAAAGGGTCGAATAAAAGTGGAGGGTGCTGCTCCGGAAGTTCACGGGGTAGACAGTTTATCTTTGATTCCGACACACAAGGTACAGGTGCAGCATCACTATATAGGACATGCTTTCAGTGATATTCCAATGTCTTCCATTAACTCATTGAGAGAACAGAATGATAAGCCTTACTTGGAACTAACCGGTAGATTTGGTTTGCGGAGTTCAGACAATAAAGTACTGGATCACATGATTTCTTCAGCGGCTTCATTATTAAAGAACCACAGAGTAGGAAAAAGAACCTTGTGTATGGGTACAGGTGAATTTATGTACATACCGATGAGGATCGCGTCTGAAATGGGACAAGGAATTCTCTATCAGTCGAGCACGAGAAGCCCTATACATCCCAGTAGAGAAGCAACTTATGGAATCCAGAATGCTTATTCTTTTCATTCCCCTGAGGATCGTAATGTAGATTACTACTTCTACAACATAGCTGATGGGCAGTATGATGAAATTTTTGTATTCGTAGAGCGGTCAGACGAATCAAGCCTAGATACTTACTTAAATGCCATAAGACTGACCGAAATTCCTGTTATCCATGTTGTGCATTTTAATGTTAATAACCAGGATGCTGCCCATAATGTTCTTCTGGAGGTTGAAACATGA
- a CDS encoding toxic anion resistance protein: MSTIQMVQLKETDITKVEQEAQQLIQRVASTDSMELETLMDNIGRMGQKTMEQASQSLGMLQRPVNEMMSGKRSEVSNNILKLRSEIDSLSKSKQLGFFDKLLKKTPLKNYIYKYQSVKTNVDAIVQSLRNGKETLEENIVYMKNLKRSSLESVYNLQIRIAMGHKLKELFELEIAKPDNANRKTHLERGLRKVVTRIQSFEEMVMLYQQAIAGTDIINDNNDKLIDSVESTIDKTQHLISVSAMITMALQDQLDTIDAVNSANSTLQNMFEENSRMLKETTQKTNDLLGKPAIQLESIDRAMTDLFTAIDLYEQSNRSIIQSASEHTKRLSEINGKMHDRLGLMPGNKPNQQLEPKTSEAVSSSFLD; this comes from the coding sequence ATGTCTACAATACAAATGGTGCAATTAAAAGAGACGGACATCACCAAAGTAGAGCAAGAAGCACAGCAGCTCATCCAACGTGTTGCGTCTACGGATTCGATGGAACTTGAAACTTTAATGGACAACATCGGACGAATGGGACAAAAGACCATGGAACAGGCGAGCCAATCACTCGGCATGTTACAGCGTCCGGTAAATGAAATGATGTCGGGTAAAAGATCCGAAGTTTCCAATAATATATTAAAACTTAGATCAGAGATCGACTCACTCAGCAAAAGCAAGCAACTCGGTTTTTTTGATAAGCTGTTGAAGAAAACGCCACTAAAAAATTACATATATAAGTACCAATCTGTTAAAACAAATGTCGATGCGATTGTTCAGTCTTTAAGAAATGGTAAAGAAACATTAGAAGAAAATATTGTTTATATGAAAAATCTCAAACGTTCATCTCTGGAATCTGTATATAATTTGCAAATCCGTATTGCAATGGGGCATAAACTAAAAGAGCTATTTGAGCTTGAAATTGCAAAGCCGGATAATGCAAATCGGAAAACCCATTTGGAGCGTGGTTTGCGAAAAGTGGTAACCCGAATACAGTCCTTTGAAGAAATGGTTATGCTCTATCAACAAGCAATCGCTGGAACAGATATTATTAACGATAACAATGATAAGCTTATTGACTCGGTTGAATCGACAATTGATAAGACCCAGCATTTAATTTCCGTATCGGCAATGATAACTATGGCTCTTCAGGATCAGTTAGACACGATCGATGCGGTAAACTCTGCAAATTCGACACTTCAGAATATGTTTGAAGAGAATTCACGCATGCTGAAGGAGACAACCCAGAAAACCAATGACCTGCTAGGAAAACCTGCTATTCAATTGGAATCAATTGATCGAGCAATGACGGATTTATTCACCGCAATTGATCTGTATGAACAATCCAATCGCTCTATCATTCAATCAGCGTCAGAGCATACAAAGCGTTTAAGCGAGATTAACGGCAAGATGCACGATCGTTTGGGTTTAATGCCTGGAAATAAGCCGAATCAACAACTGGAGCCGAAAACAAGCGAAGCAGTGAGCAGCAGTTTTCTGGATTAA
- a CDS encoding ATP-grasp domain-containing protein: protein MIKNIWFNRTFSTASHYVEMIRNNPDRNDFNIFATHPKRHSLMLQVADYAELEPILQLDEYPAYCLDFCKRHKIDIFIPHYGLNEIVKFRTQFEEIGTKVMLAGDENLLSLVDDKGMLFETLKNVSGLHIPDYYVVQTLNEFMEAYTSLADKGHRVCIKPVSGEGGAGFRIVTEDRKSISSLYRSVDSSIHLDEIIRLLGSEPRFQRLMVMEYMQGNEYSVDCLGTPNGIAAAIPRKKVEGRIRALECNDELISMAHSIHKELPLQYNFNIQFIYQGSTPKLLEINPRTSGGLYTTCLSGINFPYLAVKLILDQEIEIPVPKYNIYATHIEKEVLLSRQF, encoded by the coding sequence GTGATCAAGAATATATGGTTTAATCGGACATTCTCAACAGCGAGTCATTATGTTGAAATGATTCGTAACAATCCAGATCGAAATGACTTCAACATTTTCGCTACTCATCCAAAACGTCACTCATTAATGCTTCAAGTTGCTGACTATGCTGAACTTGAGCCGATATTACAACTCGATGAATACCCTGCTTACTGTTTAGATTTCTGTAAAAGGCATAAAATCGATATTTTCATTCCTCATTACGGATTGAATGAGATTGTAAAATTTAGAACACAGTTCGAGGAAATCGGGACAAAAGTAATGCTAGCTGGGGATGAGAATCTATTATCACTTGTTGATGATAAAGGCATGCTGTTTGAAACCTTGAAAAATGTTTCGGGCCTTCATATTCCAGATTATTACGTTGTACAAACATTGAATGAATTTATGGAAGCATACACAAGTTTAGCTGACAAAGGTCACCGGGTCTGTATTAAGCCTGTTTCAGGGGAAGGAGGAGCAGGCTTCAGGATTGTGACGGAGGATCGGAAATCAATTTCCAGCTTATACCGATCTGTAGATTCTTCGATACATCTTGATGAAATCATTAGGTTGCTTGGCAGTGAACCGAGATTTCAAAGATTAATGGTGATGGAGTATATGCAAGGGAACGAGTATAGCGTCGATTGTTTAGGAACCCCTAACGGAATTGCGGCCGCAATTCCACGTAAAAAAGTAGAGGGGCGTATACGGGCCTTGGAATGTAATGACGAGTTAATATCCATGGCTCATTCTATTCATAAGGAATTGCCACTGCAGTATAATTTCAATATACAATTTATCTATCAAGGAAGTACACCGAAACTATTAGAAATTAATCCTCGTACATCCGGAGGGTTATATACAACATGCCTATCGGGAATAAATTTTCCGTATCTTGCCGTTAAACTTATACTTGATCAGGAGATCGAAATACCTGTTCCAAAGTATAATATTTATGCAACTCACATAGAAAAAGAAGTGCTGTTAAGCCGGCAATTTTAA
- a CDS encoding HAD family hydrolase, producing MIFASDLDHTLIYSKRSMGDEHRNSELIPVELHNNEYRSFMTQNTLSLLQQVMQVSTFVPVTTRTVEQYKRVFHISENLKTKYAVTSNGGNILIDGMPDPIWAKRIKAASDRCLDPAEINKLFEEISSPEWVLRGYLADGLFFTYMIDQTKIPVDIVENFRIKLACLGWSLSIQGRKLYLIPTEINKGNAVKYLKEVLSCSFVAASGDSLLDESLLMAADFAVAPSHGELFSTYKNSGAYNFTKAVGIVAAEEILKSVLDAFKLRQVTSA from the coding sequence ATGATATTTGCCAGTGATTTAGACCATACCCTCATTTATTCCAAGAGATCTATGGGGGATGAGCATAGAAATTCAGAGCTTATTCCTGTGGAACTTCACAATAATGAATATAGATCGTTTATGACCCAAAATACCTTATCGCTGCTGCAACAGGTAATGCAAGTTTCAACATTCGTACCGGTCACGACTCGAACCGTAGAACAATATAAACGGGTGTTCCATATTTCTGAAAATTTGAAAACTAAATATGCTGTGACAAGTAACGGCGGTAACATTTTGATAGATGGTATGCCAGATCCAATATGGGCCAAGAGGATAAAGGCAGCATCGGACCGTTGTCTTGATCCTGCTGAAATCAATAAATTGTTTGAAGAAATTTCATCGCCGGAGTGGGTACTTCGGGGGTATCTTGCAGATGGCTTGTTCTTCACCTATATGATCGATCAAACGAAAATTCCAGTTGATATAGTAGAAAATTTCAGGATTAAACTGGCTTGCCTAGGATGGAGTCTTTCAATTCAAGGTCGAAAGCTGTATCTTATCCCAACAGAAATAAACAAAGGGAACGCTGTTAAATATCTTAAAGAAGTGTTATCGTGCTCATTCGTGGCTGCCTCGGGAGACTCTTTACTGGATGAGAGCCTATTAATGGCTGCTGATTTTGCGGTGGCCCCCTCTCATGGTGAATTGTTCAGTACGTATAAAAATAGCGGAGCGTATAACTTCACAAAGGCAGTGGGTATAGTGGCAGCCGAAGAAATTCTGAAATCGGTTTTGGATGCTTTTAAATTACGACAAGTCACGTCAGCTTAA